A genome region from Flavobacterium sp. includes the following:
- a CDS encoding class I lanthipeptide produces the protein MKNQNPKNKLAFNKAVVTELNSNQLESVNGGTITVTTTSLIIVTVITLQAE, from the coding sequence ATGAAAAATCAAAACCCAAAGAACAAATTGGCTTTTAATAAAGCAGTTGTTACAGAATTAAATAGTAACCAATTAGAAAGTGTAAATGGCGGAACAATAACGGTTACGACTACAAGTCTAATTATTGTAACTGTTATAACTCTTCAAGCAGAATAA
- a CDS encoding class IIb bacteriocin, lactobin A/cerein 7B family — protein sequence MKNQNTNKLAFNKVAVVELNDKQMHDVDGGTSPLCVGVIIGITITLAAK from the coding sequence ATGAAAAATCAAAACACAAACAAATTAGCTTTTAACAAAGTTGCAGTAGTAGAATTAAATGACAAACAAATGCATGATGTAGACGGTGGAACAAGTCCATTATGTGTTGGAGTAATCATTGGTATTACAATCACGCTTGCTGCTAAATAA
- a CDS encoding class IIb bacteriocin, lactobin A/cerein 7B family — MKNQNTNKLAFNKASVAELNDKQMHDVDGGTSPLCIGVIIGLTITIYSEN; from the coding sequence ATGAAAAATCAAAACACAAACAAATTAGCTTTCAATAAAGCATCTGTAGCAGAATTAAACGACAAACAAATGCACGACGTAGACGGTGGAACAAGTCCATTATGTATCGGAGTAATCATCGGTCTTACAATCACAATCTATTCAGAAAATTAA
- a CDS encoding class IIb bacteriocin, lactobin A/cerein 7B family, with translation MKNQNTNKLAFNKVAVVELNDKQMHDVDGGTSPLCIGVIIGLTITIYSDN, from the coding sequence ATGAAAAATCAAAACACAAACAAGTTAGCTTTTAACAAAGTTGCAGTAGTAGAATTAAACGACAAACAAATGCACGACGTAGACGGTGGAACAAGCCCATTATGTATCGGAGTGATCATCGGTCTTACAATTACAATCTATTCAGACAATTAA
- a CDS encoding HlyD family efflux transporter periplasmic adaptor subunit — protein MSDKEIFPEEILNNTVESHIIKHNKKTSRLFVITFLALLIAFISLPFIYIDVYTTSRGTIIPQEKKLTLYSPISGKISFFNVEENKKIKKGDTLLIIDHNILKERENLNTIQSSENSLYLSDLKNLINHNYNQVQSDQYKRELLKHQQELYNLDIVTKNTQTDFDRKELLYKKEVISKSEFEKAELELNKIKNDRINLIKQTELSWQKEYTQLSQSNKNIHSNQKQLKEEENNYIIIAPIDGELVNMQGFHKGSGVAAGNPIVEISPDKNIIVETYVNPSEIGYLKEGGDAIYQIDAFNSNQWGFAKGRIFEISKDVLIVNNVPYYKIKSNLHNDSLTLKNGAKGTLKKGMSLTSRFFLTKRTAFQLIFDKVEDWFNPYNSKNE, from the coding sequence ATGAGCGATAAAGAAATTTTCCCAGAAGAGATTTTAAACAACACTGTTGAAAGTCATATTATTAAACACAATAAAAAAACATCCCGTTTATTTGTGATTACATTTTTAGCTTTATTAATAGCTTTTATTTCCCTTCCTTTTATATATATAGATGTTTATACAACGAGTAGAGGAACCATTATTCCACAGGAAAAGAAACTAACACTTTATTCTCCTATCAGCGGTAAAATATCTTTTTTTAATGTTGAGGAAAATAAGAAAATAAAAAAAGGCGATACCTTACTTATAATAGATCACAACATATTAAAAGAAAGAGAGAATTTAAATACAATTCAGAGTTCAGAAAACTCTCTTTATCTAAGCGATCTAAAAAACCTTATAAATCATAATTATAATCAGGTACAATCAGATCAATATAAAAGAGAGCTTTTAAAACATCAGCAGGAATTGTATAATCTGGATATCGTAACTAAAAACACTCAAACAGACTTCGACCGAAAAGAACTGCTGTACAAAAAAGAAGTCATCTCAAAATCAGAATTCGAAAAGGCCGAACTGGAACTCAACAAAATCAAGAACGACCGAATCAATCTGATCAAACAAACCGAATTGTCCTGGCAGAAAGAATACACACAGCTGAGTCAGTCGAATAAAAATATTCATTCGAACCAGAAACAGCTTAAAGAAGAGGAGAATAATTATATCATAATTGCTCCAATAGACGGCGAACTGGTTAATATGCAGGGATTTCATAAAGGAAGCGGGGTCGCCGCCGGAAACCCGATAGTAGAGATTTCTCCGGATAAAAACATAATCGTCGAAACTTATGTAAATCCATCAGAAATAGGATATTTAAAAGAAGGCGGAGATGCCATTTATCAAATAGACGCTTTTAACTCCAATCAATGGGGATTTGCAAAAGGAAGAATATTCGAAATAAGCAAAGATGTTTTAATTGTAAACAATGTCCCGTATTATAAAATAAAAAGCAATCTGCACAATGACAGCTTAACGCTAAAAAACGGAGCCAAAGGGACTCTCAAAAAAGGAATGAGTTTAACCAGCCGTTTTTTCCTAACTAAGCGAACTGCATTTCAGTTAATATTTGACAAAGTAGAAGATTGGTTTAATCCTTACAATAGCAAAAATGAGTAA
- a CDS encoding class I lanthipeptide encodes MKDISLNNKLYFKKADVTELNDNLLASINGGTSIDGGGDTCTGCCCLKVTFDLM; translated from the coding sequence ATGAAAGACATAAGCCTAAACAACAAACTGTATTTTAAAAAAGCAGATGTTACAGAACTAAATGACAATTTATTAGCATCAATCAATGGTGGAACTTCTATAGACGGAGGAGGAGATACCTGTACAGGATGCTGCTGCCTGAAAGTGACATTCGATTTAATGTAA
- a CDS encoding class I lanthipeptide — MKNQNPNNKLAFNKASVAELNDTQMHDVDGGTSPLCIIVLTTIILAAE, encoded by the coding sequence ATGAAAAATCAAAACCCAAACAACAAGTTAGCTTTTAATAAAGCATCTGTAGCAGAATTGAACGACACACAAATGCATGATGTAGATGGTGGAACAAGCCCGCTTTGTATCATAGTTTTGACTACAATAATATTAGCTGCAGAGTAA
- a CDS encoding peptidase domain-containing ABC transporter, which yields MSKIEIKQHDFSDCGAACLASISEHYNLSLPISRIRQYASTNQKGTTLLGLREAAVKLGFLAKGVKVDFEGIKDLPIPALLHVVIKHEGHEFPHYVVAYKVTSKYIQIMDPSNGKLEKKPLAEFQEMFTGYALILVPDDDIFKEKNEKISNFKRILFLLKPHKYILLQAIIGAVLYTLLGFSLSIYVGKITDFVLVSGNKSLLNLMSVIVIGCLLLQIVYSVLKDVFILKTSQQIDSRLILGYYKHLFTMPQKFFDTMRIGEIMSRIGDAVKIRALINETALSVSVNVLIVFFSFIFMFSFYWKLALIISLIIPFYVIIYLITNKLNKTAERSIMEKNALLESQLVESIKNIGTVKRLSLEDFSKTRTELKFVDLLKSVYKSGMNGIFSRTATDFISRLFTIILLWVGTYYAIDGDITPGELFSFYSIIGYFTGPASQLIGTNQAIQNAMIASDRLFGIMDLDREEMESKVHLTRSNFDDIKFKNIDFSYELGRYIFKDLNITIKKGAFTAFVGESGSGKSTIASLIQNIYSPKEGKILIGEYDLNYISKDSINALITTVPQNVELFDGTIAFNISIGESNPDMEKIIEVSKKVGAYDFIESLPNGFNTYLGEFGANLSGGEKQRIAFARALYKDPEVLILDEATSALDSESEMVIKKLIDELHAQGKTIIVIAHKLQSIKNADVIYAFKKGEVVESGAHQELMNKEEYYYRMWNNIIV from the coding sequence ATGAGTAAAATAGAAATAAAACAACATGATTTTTCAGATTGCGGTGCTGCTTGTTTAGCTTCAATCTCGGAACATTATAATTTAAGCCTGCCTATTTCAAGAATCCGCCAGTATGCCAGCACGAATCAAAAAGGGACAACATTACTTGGATTAAGAGAAGCGGCAGTTAAATTAGGCTTTCTGGCAAAAGGTGTAAAAGTAGATTTTGAAGGAATAAAAGATCTGCCAATTCCGGCTCTTTTACATGTTGTAATAAAACACGAAGGACATGAATTTCCTCATTATGTTGTTGCTTACAAAGTTACCAGTAAATATATCCAGATCATGGATCCTTCAAATGGTAAACTGGAAAAAAAGCCGCTTGCCGAATTTCAGGAAATGTTTACAGGTTACGCCTTAATACTAGTTCCGGATGATGATATTTTTAAAGAAAAAAACGAGAAAATATCCAATTTTAAAAGAATACTATTTTTATTAAAGCCTCATAAATACATTTTATTACAAGCCATTATAGGAGCTGTTTTATATACTTTACTAGGTTTTTCATTATCAATATACGTAGGTAAGATTACAGATTTTGTTTTGGTAAGCGGAAACAAAAGCTTATTAAACCTTATGAGTGTTATCGTTATTGGATGTTTGCTGCTGCAGATTGTTTACAGCGTTTTAAAAGATGTTTTTATTTTAAAAACAAGCCAGCAGATTGATTCACGACTAATTTTGGGTTATTACAAACATCTTTTTACCATGCCTCAAAAGTTTTTTGACACAATGAGAATTGGTGAAATCATGTCCAGAATTGGCGATGCAGTAAAAATACGAGCCTTAATAAACGAAACCGCTTTAAGTGTTTCAGTAAACGTGCTTATTGTCTTTTTTTCCTTTATTTTTATGTTTTCATTCTATTGGAAACTCGCATTGATTATTTCGCTGATTATTCCGTTTTATGTTATTATTTATTTGATAACAAACAAATTGAATAAAACAGCAGAACGTTCTATAATGGAAAAAAATGCTTTGCTGGAATCTCAGCTGGTAGAATCTATCAAAAATATTGGAACTGTAAAAAGACTGTCTTTAGAAGATTTTTCTAAAACCAGAACAGAACTAAAATTTGTTGATTTGCTAAAAAGCGTTTACAAATCAGGAATGAACGGAATTTTTTCAAGAACCGCTACTGATTTTATTTCCAGATTGTTTACCATCATACTTTTATGGGTAGGAACCTATTATGCTATTGATGGAGATATTACACCAGGTGAATTGTTTTCGTTTTATTCTATTATAGGATATTTTACAGGACCGGCATCACAGTTAATAGGAACAAATCAGGCGATTCAGAATGCCATGATTGCTTCAGACCGTTTGTTTGGAATCATGGATTTGGACAGAGAAGAAATGGAATCAAAAGTGCATTTGACCCGAAGCAACTTTGATGATATTAAATTCAAAAACATTGATTTCTCATACGAACTGGGACGTTACATTTTTAAAGACTTAAATATTACCATTAAAAAAGGAGCTTTTACCGCTTTTGTTGGAGAAAGTGGAAGCGGAAAAAGTACCATCGCATCGTTAATTCAAAATATATACAGCCCAAAAGAAGGTAAAATATTAATTGGCGAATACGACCTGAATTACATATCAAAAGACAGCATAAACGCTCTTATTACAACTGTACCTCAAAACGTTGAACTTTTTGACGGAACTATTGCCTTCAATATTTCCATTGGAGAATCAAATCCTGATATGGAAAAAATCATCGAAGTAAGTAAAAAGGTTGGTGCTTATGATTTTATCGAATCACTGCCAAACGGATTCAATACCTATTTGGGAGAATTTGGAGCCAATTTATCAGGAGGAGAAAAACAGCGAATTGCTTTCGCAAGGGCGCTGTACAAAGATCCTGAAGTATTGATTCTGGATGAAGCAACATCAGCACTTGACTCTGAATCTGAAATGGTGATCAAAAAACTAATTGACGAACTGCATGCACAAGGCAAAACAATCATTGTAATTGCACACAAACTACAGTCAATTAAAAATGCCGATGTTATTTATGCCTTCAAAAAAGGAGAAGTCGTAGAATCTGGTGCGCATCAGGAACTTATGAATAAAGAAGAATACTATTATAGAATGTGGAATAATATAATTGTTTAA
- a CDS encoding class I lanthipeptide, with translation MKNQNPKNKLAFNKASVTELNNNQLETVNGGTSSATTVGTTSLVLITLLTAQAE, from the coding sequence ATGAAAAATCAAAACCCAAAGAACAAACTTGCTTTTAATAAAGCATCTGTTACAGAATTAAACAATAATCAATTAGAAACTGTAAATGGCGGAACATCTAGTGCTACAACAGTAGGAACTACAAGCCTTGTTTTAATAACCCTTTTGACTGCGCAAGCTGAATAA
- a CDS encoding class IIb bacteriocin, lactobin A/cerein 7B family — MKNQNTNKLAFNKASVAELNDKQMHDVDGGTSPLCIGVIIGLTITIYSEN; from the coding sequence ATGAAAAATCAAAACACAAACAAGTTAGCTTTCAACAAAGCATCTGTAGCAGAATTAAACGACAAACAAATGCACGACGTAGACGGTGGAACAAGCCCATTATGTATCGGAGTAATTATCGGTCTTACAATCACAATCTATTCTGAAAATTAA
- a CDS encoding class I lanthipeptide: MKNQNTNKLAFNKVAVIELNDKQMHDVDGGTSPLCIGVIIGLTITIASDN; this comes from the coding sequence ATGAAAAATCAAAACACAAACAAATTAGCTTTTAACAAAGTTGCTGTTATCGAATTAAATGACAAACAAATGCATGATGTAGATGGTGGAACAAGCCCATTATGTATCGGAGTAATCATCGGTCTTACAATTACAATTGCATCTGATAACTAA
- a CDS encoding class I lanthipeptide: MKKQNSNNKLAFNKVAVIELNDKQMHDVDGGTSPLCIGVIIGLTITIYSEN; the protein is encoded by the coding sequence ATGAAAAAACAAAACTCAAACAACAAGTTAGCTTTCAACAAAGTTGCTGTTATCGAATTAAACGACAAACAAATGCACGACGTAGACGGTGGAACAAGTCCACTTTGTATCGGAGTAATCATCGGTCTTACAATCACGATCTATTCAGAAAATTAA
- a CDS encoding class I lanthipeptide — translation MKNQNPNNKLTFNKVAVTELNDQQMHNVDGGTTSLCIVVFTTILIAAQ, via the coding sequence ATGAAGAATCAAAATCCAAACAACAAGCTGACTTTTAACAAAGTAGCTGTTACAGAACTGAATGACCAGCAAATGCATAATGTAGATGGCGGAACAACCTCTCTTTGTATTGTAGTTTTTACAACAATATTAATAGCAGCACAATAA
- a CDS encoding class I lanthipeptide, translating to MKKQSQNKLIFSTTAVTELNVLQLRNVNGGISGYDIDTNPNSGCICDPILTKITVIKPNQL from the coding sequence ATGAAAAAACAAAGTCAAAACAAACTGATTTTCAGCACAACTGCTGTAACAGAACTAAATGTTCTACAATTAAGAAATGTAAATGGAGGAATATCTGGATATGATATCGATACCAATCCTAATTCCGGATGTATATGTGATCCAATTTTAACGAAAATAACTGTAATTAAACCTAATCAATTATAA
- a CDS encoding class I lanthipeptide, translating into MKNQNPKNKLVFNKAAVTELNDNLLAVINGGTSIIGGEDTCTGCCCLRVTFDLM; encoded by the coding sequence ATGAAAAATCAAAACCCAAAGAACAAACTGGTTTTTAATAAAGCCGCTGTTACAGAACTAAACGACAATTTATTAGCAGTAATCAACGGAGGAACTTCTATAATCGGAGGTGAAGACACTTGTACAGGATGCTGCTGCTTAAGAGTGACATTCGATTTAATGTAA
- a CDS encoding lantibiotic dehydratase, with product MKNYSFAKTAIVRTPIEEKQVDLTWEKIVEIFSKKENREALFIGSPNIYKALVMWETGEGFQTEEELKNLKGSLYKYASRLANRSTPFGMFATVAAVELNSETNLKIAESTLGRFTKFDMYFLGSFLPVIVKNDAIKNVLKYYSNNSIYTVFDKYRYVEYYFKDNVRFHKISEVEISDYLELIFEKAKDGVLLSELAELLVSDEITLKDANEFIDTLIKCQFIVSELEFTITGDDYFDKLLKTFSEERFDFYEAEVIRELITNLKNKINSLDTNTINDPALYTQIHELVNEELDHVDISKLFQVDSFRKIENGSISFKTLKNLRPALSALNKLQSGSENANLKEFKKKFLERYEEYEQPLVSVLDPDVGIGYAKTAGAKSPLVDDLLISGSQAQVNQISMDAKKSFLFKKLLYATKNNLQSIELTDEEINQFEENEALYPDTFSAFVNVFHENGVEKINIKTASGPSANGLIGRFGHLDNKILNLCNEVAEIENQLNPDKIIAEVIHLPQARTGNILYRNFQREYEIPYLGNASVDRDHQIKIDDLYVSVKSGKVVLRSKRLNKEVIPRLSNAHNFASNALPIYHFLCDLQNQNSFGFAFSWGGLQSEFDFLPRVNYKDTVFSRAVWNLNKTEIENLVAASEAKNIDFITDFKQKRNIPDVVYISQGDNEVLINFNNELSRNVFYYMLKGENTIQLKEFLFTENTITPDYCNEIIFTAHKNVEKKAETAEVNQFVSQENKNNVQTSFSIGEKWLYYKFYCGERAGEELLKNGITPIVEELKAKGLIDKWFFIRYYDVQGHHIRFRVLLKNSNLFTDCIKIIKQHVEPFEQTRIIWKTQTDNYLRELQRYGYEAIEATESLFFNDSECTLKFADMIEGDTGEKIRWMFSLLSIDHFLNDFDVKLEGKVKLFNAAKTSFGKEFNRSGRLNKQINEMFVQHESEIESFLDPNLMNEMYEPLIEILEERSQQNAPVVAEIKELSKEHRLPTYLDNIMLSYVHMICNRIFLTKHRIHEMVVYDYLYKYYSKQLHTGKKKETKEVEESIV from the coding sequence ATGAAAAATTACTCTTTTGCAAAAACGGCTATTGTAAGAACTCCAATTGAAGAAAAACAAGTGGATCTTACCTGGGAAAAAATCGTGGAAATTTTTTCTAAAAAAGAAAACAGAGAAGCATTATTTATTGGTTCTCCAAACATTTATAAAGCACTTGTAATGTGGGAAACCGGAGAAGGTTTTCAAACAGAAGAAGAACTGAAAAACCTAAAAGGATCATTATACAAATATGCTTCGCGTTTAGCCAACCGAAGCACGCCTTTTGGAATGTTTGCCACAGTAGCCGCTGTAGAATTAAATTCTGAAACCAACCTTAAAATCGCCGAAAGCACTTTAGGAAGATTTACCAAATTCGACATGTATTTTCTAGGAAGTTTTCTGCCGGTGATCGTAAAAAACGATGCCATTAAAAACGTTCTGAAATACTACAGTAACAACTCTATTTATACCGTTTTTGATAAATACCGATATGTCGAGTATTATTTTAAAGACAATGTGCGTTTTCACAAAATTTCAGAAGTTGAAATAAGCGATTATCTGGAACTTATTTTCGAAAAAGCAAAAGACGGTGTTTTACTAAGTGAATTGGCAGAACTGCTTGTTTCTGATGAAATTACATTAAAAGATGCCAACGAATTTATCGATACTTTAATCAAATGCCAGTTTATCGTATCTGAATTAGAATTTACAATTACAGGCGATGATTACTTTGATAAACTCCTGAAAACATTCTCTGAAGAAAGATTTGATTTCTATGAAGCCGAAGTCATCAGAGAATTAATAACCAATTTAAAAAACAAAATCAATTCCCTTGACACAAATACTATTAACGATCCTGCTTTATATACTCAAATTCATGAGTTAGTAAACGAAGAACTGGATCATGTAGACATTTCAAAACTATTTCAGGTAGATAGCTTCAGAAAAATCGAAAACGGATCTATTAGTTTTAAAACCTTAAAAAATCTGCGTCCGGCTTTAAGTGCTTTAAACAAATTGCAGTCAGGTTCAGAAAACGCAAACTTAAAAGAATTCAAAAAGAAATTCTTAGAACGTTATGAAGAATACGAGCAGCCTTTAGTAAGCGTTCTTGACCCGGATGTTGGAATTGGTTATGCAAAAACAGCAGGAGCCAAATCACCTTTGGTTGACGATCTATTAATTAGTGGAAGTCAGGCACAAGTTAATCAGATTTCGATGGATGCTAAAAAATCATTTCTGTTTAAAAAACTGCTTTATGCCACAAAAAACAATTTGCAATCTATCGAATTAACTGATGAAGAAATCAACCAATTTGAAGAAAACGAAGCCTTGTATCCAGATACTTTTTCGGCATTTGTAAATGTATTTCATGAAAACGGCGTTGAAAAAATCAACATTAAAACAGCCAGCGGACCATCTGCAAATGGTTTAATTGGTCGATTTGGACATTTAGATAACAAAATTCTAAATCTTTGCAACGAAGTAGCCGAAATAGAAAACCAGTTAAACCCGGACAAAATCATTGCCGAAGTAATTCATTTACCACAAGCAAGAACTGGAAATATCTTATACAGAAACTTTCAGAGAGAGTATGAAATCCCGTATTTAGGAAATGCTTCTGTCGACAGAGATCACCAAATTAAGATTGATGATTTGTATGTTTCGGTAAAATCAGGAAAAGTAGTACTGCGTTCAAAAAGATTAAATAAAGAAGTGATTCCAAGATTAAGCAACGCACACAATTTTGCCTCAAATGCACTGCCAATCTATCACTTTTTATGCGACCTGCAGAACCAAAACTCATTTGGATTTGCATTTAGCTGGGGCGGCCTTCAAAGTGAATTTGATTTTCTGCCAAGAGTAAATTATAAAGACACGGTGTTTAGCAGAGCCGTATGGAACCTTAACAAAACCGAAATTGAAAATCTTGTAGCAGCTTCCGAAGCAAAAAACATCGATTTTATTACTGATTTCAAACAAAAAAGAAATATTCCAGATGTTGTATACATTTCTCAGGGAGACAATGAGGTGCTTATTAACTTCAATAATGAATTAAGCCGAAATGTTTTTTACTATATGCTGAAAGGTGAAAATACAATCCAGCTGAAAGAATTTTTGTTTACAGAAAATACAATTACACCGGATTATTGCAATGAAATTATCTTCACAGCACATAAAAACGTAGAGAAAAAAGCAGAAACTGCTGAGGTAAATCAATTTGTATCTCAGGAAAATAAAAATAATGTTCAGACTTCATTCTCTATTGGAGAAAAATGGCTTTACTATAAATTTTACTGCGGAGAAAGAGCAGGAGAAGAACTGCTTAAAAATGGTATTACACCAATTGTAGAAGAACTAAAAGCAAAAGGTTTAATCGACAAATGGTTCTTTATTCGTTATTATGATGTTCAGGGACATCATATCAGATTCCGTGTTTTATTAAAAAACAGCAATTTGTTTACGGATTGTATCAAAATTATCAAACAACACGTAGAGCCATTTGAGCAGACAAGAATTATCTGGAAAACACAAACAGACAATTACTTGCGTGAATTACAACGATACGGTTATGAAGCAATTGAAGCAACAGAATCATTGTTTTTTAATGACAGTGAATGCACTTTAAAATTTGCAGATATGATCGAAGGAGACACTGGAGAAAAAATAAGATGGATGTTCTCATTATTATCAATCGACCATTTCTTAAACGATTTTGACGTAAAACTCGAAGGAAAAGTAAAGTTGTTTAATGCAGCCAAAACTAGTTTTGGAAAAGAATTCAACCGTTCAGGAAGACTAAACAAACAAATCAACGAAATGTTTGTACAGCACGAATCTGAGATTGAATCCTTCTTAGATCCAAATCTTATGAATGAAATGTATGAGCCATTAATTGAAATTCTCGAAGAACGTTCTCAACAAAATGCTCCTGTAGTTGCAGAGATAAAAGAGTTAAGCAAAGAACATCGTTTACCAACGTATCTCGACAATATAATGCTGAGTTATGTACACATGATCTGTAACCGAATTTTCCTTACGAAACACAGAATTCATGAAATGGTAGTTTACGATTACTTATACAAATATTACAGTAAACAACTTCACACAGGAAAAAAGAAAGAAACCAAAGAAGTTGAAGAATCTATAGTATAA
- a CDS encoding class IIb bacteriocin, lactobin A/cerein 7B family, producing the protein MKNQNPNKLAFNKASVAELNDKQMHDVDGGTSPLCIGVIIGLTITIAAD; encoded by the coding sequence ATGAAAAATCAAAACCCAAACAAGTTAGCTTTTAATAAAGCATCTGTAGCAGAATTAAACGACAAACAAATGCACGACGTAGACGGTGGAACAAGCCCATTATGTATCGGAGTAATCATCGGTCTTACAATTACAATCGCAGCAGACTAA
- a CDS encoding class IIb bacteriocin, lactobin A/cerein 7B family translates to MKNQNTNKLAFNKVAVIELNDKQMHDVDGGTSPLCVGVIIGITITLAAK, encoded by the coding sequence ATGAAAAATCAAAACACAAACAAATTAGCTTTTAACAAAGTTGCTGTTATCGAATTAAATGACAAACAAATGCATGATGTAGATGGTGGAACAAGCCCATTATGTGTTGGAGTAATCATTGGTATTACAATCACGCTTGCTGCTAAATAA
- a CDS encoding class I lanthipeptide, translating into MKNQNTNKLAFNKVAVIELNDKQMHDVDGGTSPLCIGVIIGLTITIAAD; encoded by the coding sequence ATGAAAAATCAAAACACAAACAAATTAGCTTTTAACAAAGTTGCTGTTATCGAATTAAACGACAAACAAATGCACGACGTAGACGGTGGAACAAGCCCATTATGTATCGGAGTAATCATCGGTCTTACAATTACAATCGCAGCAGACTAA
- a CDS encoding class IIb bacteriocin, lactobin A/cerein 7B family, producing the protein MKNQNPNKLAFNKASVAELNDKQMHDVDGGTSPLCIGVIIGLTITIAAD; encoded by the coding sequence ATGAAAAATCAAAACCCAAACAAGTTAGCTTTCAATAAAGCATCTGTAGCAGAATTAAACGACAAACAAATGCATGATGTAGACGGTGGAACAAGCCCATTATGTATCGGAGTAATCATCGGTCTTACAATCACAATCGCAGCAGACTAA
- a CDS encoding class IIb bacteriocin, lactobin A/cerein 7B family, whose amino-acid sequence MKNQNPNKLAFNKASVAELNDKQMHDVDGGTSPLCIGVIIGLTITIYSEN is encoded by the coding sequence ATGAAAAATCAAAATCCAAACAAGTTAGCTTTTAATAAAGCATCTGTAGCAGAATTGAACGACAAACAAATGCATGATGTAGACGGTGGAACAAGTCCACTTTGTATCGGAGTAATCATCGGTCTTACAATCACAATCTATTCAGAAAATTAA